The Pangasianodon hypophthalmus isolate fPanHyp1 chromosome 25, fPanHyp1.pri, whole genome shotgun sequence nucleotide sequence ttacagctttacctctgactgctacgaAGCCCTGACACCAGAGACTCCAGTGTTCAATAAATGTCTTCTCCTCTCCTGTGTCTGCATTTCAGTGattatgttttctttgctaaataacgGCACCTTTTTCCTGGTTTATTGTTAACCTTAGATTATGTAGTTCATCCACTAAACAATCAACAGCGCTCCACGTCACAGTGCCTCTATCATACCACACTGTCGCAgattattttcccgtaacagcaCTCCCCTGTCATGTCTTATTCCTTACTCATCAGATACTCAAAACCCATCCATCACTGGGAGAATAAGGAGAGAAAACGTATACTTAAATCATAGTATTACATTACACATAGATGTAGCTAGTGAAAATTCACTTCAGTgaaagtttaaaagtttaaaaacatctaTGCTTAATTCTCCTCAAGTCTTTATGCAAAGAATTAGATTTATTGTTGCATCCCAGTTTACACaggataaaaaatataaaagccgGATCAAATTCTTAAGTTACAGAGTTCCAACAAACAATgcagtcaattaaaaaaaattataaaatacaacagtAGGAATCAAAATAGTACACAAAGTCAGAGACTTACCTTACCAGTAGAGAATAAATCCAAGATAGAACTTAAAGCacaccttcctaaattttcccacaccaccccattgctgcgctccctccactggcttcctgtagctgcccgcatcagatttaaaacactgatgctcgcctacaaagccaaaaacggaccagcacccacttatctcaaagcacttatcacacctcgagcgccaccacgctccctccggtCCTCTAGCACcgctcgactggtccctccatctctcagggtacaaggaaggcatgcatcgagactcttctctgttctggcaccaaggtggtggaatgaacttcccctagatgtccgaacagctgagtcactggcagtcttcaaacgacggctaaagacttacctcttcataaaatacttaaattagcactttcacaaaaaaaaaaaaaaaaaaaaaaaaccctccccaacagagttttggactgatggtattcctagtttgtgacctaccgagccaatatcagaatgtacttgatagacttcaaagcactattgtaagtcgctctggataagggcgtctgccaaatgccataaatgtaaatgtaaatgtaaaatacaaaataaaatctagaATAACAAGGTATTTTTGCATAATAggaaaacaatataataaatacaaattagtatgggttttattttctactttaaataatgttcataagTAAAATTAATTggaattaattaaaattcaacTGGTATCTGGACAAAGGTCAATTATTTGAGTTATAGTCTTTGAGATTTGTATAGGCTTGGGGAAAGTCTACACAGAAATTAAatagagtattttttttctaagataagataagataagataagataagataagataagataagataagataagataagataagaatacaaaatgaataataaaaatgaagtgcaATAGAATGAGTCAgttacaaaataaattgtaattgaaacttatttttaatatctcttaatcattttaaaataattataataaaaattacagacAGGTAAAATACAAATCCACTAAAATAATACTTACGTGTGGTAATGAAGTATAATAAACTTTTAttcttacactttttttaaatcaacggACAAAATCAGtgactttttcctttttttttttttttttacattaatcaGTGCTTCATGTAAGGCAGCAATACCTGTTCTATTTCTTTTGATATATATTTTGAGatgtaatatataaagaaaagtatTTGGCTGttgcagtaaataaatataaccatGTTTTAGAAGAATGGTATGTAGTTTGTTTTATAGgataaaattcaaaattttgGAGTTTTGTCATTGATAAAACAATACGTTCATGCATGCAGATCCCATCAATGTTGGTTTATTCCTTGTGGAAATGTTATAAAGAATAAATTTTGGAGATTTAATGGAAACACAAAAGGCACcgctgggattcgaacccagGATCTCCTGTTTACTAGACAGGCGCTTTAACCAACTAAGCCACGGCGCCGCTGAGTTCAAGGCGCCATATTACAGCTCAAAAACATGTCGGTACACTGTTTAACTCGTTATTTAACAGTAAACTAATACATTAAACACGTGAATAAGATTTCATGTCGTCACTAATTCGACTTGACAGCTCAAGAAGCTCTTTATCTAGCTATATTAGCTTCATCAGCTCCATTAGCTTGATTAGCTTCCTCGATGCTAAAGAGGTGGAGGTGCTGGTAGAGATCTGTGTGGAGTCTTCAGTCGACAGAACACACAGCTTTTCTCCAGGCGAGAAAGTGAAAACATCTTTCCACATTCCTCAcactaaaatacaaaaaaaaaacattttagttgATCAGAGTAGCAGAGGTGGGTTAAAGCCAGACACTACAGGTAAAAACGACTTTTTAAAgccacaataaaatataaaaactcaacaaaaatgtttatttcactgtgtttgTGGACTCATGAGCACTAGCATCGCCAGCtgttttcaggggaaagtagctgcATGCTCAGAAAGTCACCAGAAGCCATCATGTGACGTCACACACCGATTTGCATATTCAGCGAATAGTTTTGCATATTGTTATTTACATAGTGAAATATGTTACGTGACGTTACATTTTCTGAAGACACTTCAGATagaatagaaagaaaagaaaagaatacatTTCTTATAGAAAAGAGACGTCTTTGTTCACgacaccacaaacacactttttacgtatttttaaaaaattctgtaaattcCATTAAGAGAGCAGACAGAATGAAGCAGTCGGGAAACAGATGCAAAGAAAATGGTTATAAATGGAATAACACTGTAAATATCGCCAAGAAGAGAGCTTAAAATGAAGAACGAAGAAGTATGCAGGTGGAGAAAcaattgtgatcagtgattggtcgttgggaagcatggtgatcagtgattggtcactgggatcaaaagtgatcagtgattggtcattgggatcagaagtgataagtgattggtcattgggatcagtggtgatcagtgataggTCATTGGGATCAgaagtgatcagtgattggtcattgggatcagaagtgatcagtgattggtcattgggatcagtggtgaccagtgattggttgttgggaaccatggtgatcagtgactggtcatTGGGATTATCAGTGATCTTTGAGTGGTCCCTGGGGTCagcagtgatcagtgattggttgttgggaaccatggtgatcagtgattggtcattgggattagcagtgatcagtgattggttgttgggaaccatggtgatcagtgattggtcattgggattagcagtgatcagtgattggttgttgggattAGCAGTGATCGGTGAGTGGTCCCTGGGGTCagcggtggtcagtgattggttgatgggaaccatggtgatcagtgattggtcattgggaatatTGGCTCACGCAAGCGCAACTTAGTCCAGCTTTACCTACTGGAGCGTCGTATCAGCTGCAGGAGAGTCACTAATATCTGCTGAAAGAGTCCCTATTTGTTCCTAggctctttttgtttttttaataaagtcatCATATCTAGTGACAAAGTCATGAAGTTGGCAGCAGTGACCAGGGCATTTATGAGGCTGTACCTGAAGGATCTGAGGTTCATGTCCATgtgctctcctgctctctctgaCTGCAGGAATGATCTCATGCTGCTCAATGTTCCACAGACGCACTGTATGATCCTACAAACACACCACAGTTCAGAGTTTGTGTGGTATCATCTCCTCACAGTTCTCTCATACAGGGCTTCTCAAACGTTTTGCAGCCATCGAGTGGAAATCCAGAGACTAACATGGTCACGGCAATTTTTCTCCTATAGCTATATCTCTGTTGATGTAGATCATTACATCTGTTTAGATGTAGATCATTATCTAGCTGAAACATCCATCTACAGGCAGGTgctgaacctcctggcagaggcaaccaggttttgcaGTACTTCACAAGATCCTGGGCAAGGACCTActaaacagccccaaagcatcgATGCTTGGTCACtatgttttgtttccttttctctttgattctcttttttgttgtgttgtgtcacTTTTTCccacatacactcctgggcaaaaaaaaaatttggaccaagcccaaaatagcaacatattaagcttttaatggtcttaacaataaattattggtcagaaaatgagcaataatgaaacagatgctctcctgagagctcctgtgcctctattcgctggtttccttttgctgcagtgaactgtttgtttggggaaaagctagaaacagagaaattcacttctatagtcttcttgtacgcaaaggtaaaatcatgataatgattcaaatgtttgatgtaaattcaaactaacacatgtctgagtgtacaaaaatttccaaaaaatatcttctgggatattttttcttaaaagattagtggtTATTTGGTTATgtgccgcacctgatgcagctcatcaaggaCCACGaggctgaaacatttacagaaattaaagggaaaaactcTTGCATACTgtgttcctttatctatttgtttaattcttgctcatttcctgaccaatgatttgttgttaagaccattaaaagcttaatattttgccattttgggcttggcacttttttttttgctcaggagtGTAAGTAGTATGTATATGCTCCATAATTATCCATCAGTTATCAAACTTTCTCTCAATCTGTAACTTGGCTGACTCTTTTTAATGCTCATGAATGTCTCACCTTTGAGGAAGAGACCACCCAGTTCTTATCAGCACTGACGTCCACGTCTGTCACCCAGTCCAGGTGACCCTGAgtttaaaaatggaaacaaatTATTTTCGTTAAAAACGACAAGCATGGTTACATAAACTGCTCATGTTAGAACTGCTTGTACTTTTTAGCATTTCAACtatttcatctctctctgtaaGCTCAAATGCGGTTACCTTCAGCACTAGAGTTCTGTACAGTCCCTTCACATCCCACAATGCAACGGTCCTGTCGTACGCTCCAGACACAAGAACAGAGGCTGGAGAGCAGATCATTTTCCTCATTAGAGGCGAGCAAACGTTCTACTGCATCTCTTTTAAGCCAGATTTGCTCTCAAATTAGAGCCATAATTCATCCAATAGAAATGATTGTGTGTTAAAAAAGTGgatcataaaataataaaagacgTACAACATTTAAGTATAGCAATTCACAAGTTTATATTCATTTGCTCATtctacagagtgtcccaaaagtctccatacagaggggaaattaacacttttcacaaaatgtcttccaaattttttcatacttagtttatattatatatatatttttcagatagcttttaagaatgcctttgacaaaagaagaacatattgaaatcattctcatggctggatcaggaagctgtcgcagggttgcgatggactttaacaggataCATgtcgagcacatcacacacacgacactgtcgccaaacttattaacaaattcgaAAAGACTGGAAgcaactgagaagtggacgtccacaaacatccactgatgaagacacaaccgacgtggtgagGCAAACACACTtgcctatgtatggagacttttgcgACACGCTGTAGTATGTTATCATTTCAagcgagagaaaaaaatgagtgagGGAGCAACTTTctatagctgctacaacatacaGTAAGTGAGAACAACAGTTCTGTAATAAAAACTGTTAGCTTTTTAGTATTAATCGATAGTTTTTAAGAAAACACTCATTACCATCAGTGGAGAAGGCACAGGAGCTGACGCTTCCATCGTGGCCTTTGCTGAGCTGCTCTCCTCCTCTGGTACGAAACGAACCTGTTTGCACATCCCACAGCTGTAGCGTACGGTCCCACGATGCCGTGCACAAGTAAcgaccattttgtgtaaaacagCAGCTGGATATGATGTTTGTGTGGGCactggagtgaaaaaaaaacagaaagatgagagagagaaaaaaaacaataaaccaaATCAAACAATATAGCTAGCTGCGAGCAGCAAttaaggggtccaagcactatgTGCTagactgtgttgtttttttttttcattcatttccacGATGAACTGATGTTTCTGATGGATGAATTCATTTCGTGAGAGACATGTTTTCATGAAAGCATATCTAAAATGAATCTAAAATTCAAAAATCCATAACTTTAGTCAGATATCATCTGAATATCATATAACTCCAATTTGGTAATGGTTGGAAATTATCTGTAGCAGGAGTAATACAAAAACTGTTTTCATTCAAATGTATTCAGTTAGTTATCCAACTTCCTGTGTAGTAGacataaatattgtaatatccCTTGCATTCAGAATAATGAAAGGATTCATACAAAATAAGAATCACAATTTAaaggtttaaatttaaataaatgtttaaattaaattaatattaacccTAATTGTCAAATCATGTAAAATACTGTCACATTTTTTATATTCGACTCAAAGAATTCAGTTTGAGTGGAACGTCACCTCACTAATAATCATCACTCATGAGGAAGATGGTGAGGAAGTTGTGCAGTCAAAGTGCAGAATGATGTCAGTACCTGTTAATGCTCAGAGTGGTTTTGTGAGAGCAAAGGTCCCATAATTTAATGGATCTGTCCGCTGAGACGCTGGCCACGTGCTGACTCTGAGCATCAAACCTGCAGCTCATCACCGTGGACGTATGATGacctgagagacacagagacactgataCTGACATTCTTCCTCAACTTCCTGAAAGCATCAAAGCCACAGATCGAGGAATGGAGTAagactaatgctgcattcaattAAAGGTCCTAACTCATAATCACTGACcacaaaaaccaaagaaaacggcccctcaactcagaattcctacccGGGACACTGGGACGGTCTCTTCatctccgagttcagcaagtgacatcaaatcagcatggttcacagcatcaacagtaaataaagtagcacttcttaccttcaaatgagttatactgtatatacaagtatgcTTTAGaccaatcaacatacagacatattcacttgttaaaagTATAACACTGACTTTACTGACtcgctgttttgaggaggaaaatatacatcactcttCACAGGTAGCTGCCTAACCTGTTGCTAAccaaagacaaacatggaggcatccgtgtttttttcccagtttGTTGGATTAGGTATGACGCAGTAAACCGACAAATCTTCAAATTATTCCTTGGACCAATCATATTGAACATGTggtatgagattttttttatttccccactcacaactttatttCCTACCTGCATTTAGCTTCTATTTATTGTCTGGAAGAAAAGCTTAAaaccgtggtttcatcttataaagacatttacaaataaaaataaagcttggcaGAAAGTAGAAGAGATCGTTAgtgtctctggtgagtgtaaATAAGTAACTAATTATGTAACTAGTGTATGTACAGTTAGCATGGGCTGCTAATCTGCTTACAACGCTAATACTAAGCGTAGCATATAATGTACACCAAACAACCAGTTTTTACCCTTTATTAAAATACTAGaatgcattttaatacatttgaaaCAAAAGTAATACTAAAGTATACATTTTGGATATGACCCTTTCTCATCGGAGCTAAAACGCTGGACGGACGACACACACCTACAAGCGACAACAACGGCGTGTGAACGCAGGGTAGGCTGAGATTTGTCTTATGGTTGATATTAGTGTTAGTAtcaactgtaacacaaacataTTCAAGTGCTTTATTAGTCTAGAACAGCTGTTTCCAGTTATATCTcctttttttccaataaaataaacGTCACAAACATCTCTGAGTTTACTTACACCTATTTCTTACTTCAGTTTTCTAAttctattatactgtatttaactTCTTGAAGTTTAACCAAAAACTttgcatataatataatataagcattatattatatacttcaTAAGCACTATATTATACTacattaattatgtttattgttAAGCGCTCAACCTGGAATGTAATGCAGTCTCTGTCCCGTATCTGCACAGTTGACATACAGAGCGTTCTCCATGTCTGAGGCCGACGCCACGTACTTCCCATCCCCTGACACACTGCATGACATCAACAAACCTCCCTGCGTTACTGtccactgaacacacacacacacacacacacacattactgcatTACTACAGGTTTCACATTTAAACTGTGAAACAAGAAACGAGATGAAACGAGAAACCAGATCAGGATAATTCACCAGGATTTTAGCAGTCTCCAGGTCCCAAGCGTTTACGGTCTTGTCCCAAGAGGATGTTATTACTCTGatggacaaaacacacacacacacacacacacacacaaagagaaagatgTCTCATCAGTTcatacataaggaataaagcacttgggcaagtgctgttataggaaaataatcagtgttgaTGAGACGtggtgaagcagagttactctaaacaccctgaagtggattagtttcctatagcagcacatcccaaagtgttttattcctcttacaccacagcactttcccaacaattcaattttttttatttattaaaaaacaacatgatgctttttatacatttacagttacatttaatgttgtataatGTCTGTGAAGTTTTCATGTCGGAAAAgttaaaagttacagctttatctccaGTTAGCTAGCAGGCTTGCAAACAGCGCTGACGTTAGTGATATGTATTTATTTCGGATAGCAGATAGACATGGGGGCGTTTTCAAatagcatatttatttaaattcatggACATTTTTTAAACGGTCTAGGTCACTTTTACTTATATCTTGAGCATTACATTcatgatatatattttattattccacGTAGTTTCTTTGTGCTTTGTTGGAAGTAAAGATGATCCGATACCCAGCATTAGAATTGGGCCCATACCAGCGAAAAAACAGAGGATCAGACTTCAGAGAAATCATATCAGAGAAATCATATCAGAGAAATCATATCAGAGAAATCACATCAGAGAAATCATATCGGAGAAATCATATCGGAGAAATCATATCAGAGAAATCATATCAGAGAAATCATATCAGAGAAATCATATCGGAGAAATCACATCAGAGAAATCATATCAGAGAAATCATATCAGAGAAATCACATCAGAGAAATCATATCAGAGAAATCACATCGGAGAAATCATATCGGAGAAATCATATCAGAGAAATCATATCAGAGAAATCATATCAGAGAAATCACATCAGAGAAATCACATCGGAGAAATCACATCAGAGAAATCACATCAGAGAAATCATATCAGAGAAATCACATCGGAGAAATCATATCGGAGAAATCACATCAGAGAAATCATATCAGAGAAATCATATCAGAGAAATCACATCAGAGAAATCACATCGGAGAAATCACATCAGAGAAATCACATCGGAGAAATCACATCAGAGAAATCACATCAGAGAAATCATATAGGAGAAATCACATCGGAGAAATCATATCGGAGAAATCATATCAGAGAAATCATATCGGAGAAATCACATCGGAGAAATCATATCAGAGAAATCATATCAGAGAAATCATATCAGAGAAATCACATCGGAGAAATCATATCAGAGAAATCATATCGGAGAAATCATATCGGAGAAATCACATCGGAGAAATCATATCGGAGAAATCATATCAGAGAAATCATATCAGAGAAATCATATCAGAGAAATCATATCGGAGAAATCATATCAGAGAAATCATATCGAATatcggatcctgtaacaaacggcaaagactggaattggatttctaaaagaaatgtttacatacagtataaagagacatgactttttttttttttaggaatagctttttgttaggattgattttattattattattattattattattattattattattattattattactattattcattatatttacaatgtaaatTACTTTATGTGAAAGATGTTTAACtgttaagtaataaaaaaaaaaacatttaaagcttAGTAATTTTCAAAGATAACAATCTCCGCTAGATATCGGTATCgactgatactcaaggtttcagtatcggaaaagaaaaaatggtaTTGCGCCGTCTCAGGTTTTAATGATTAGAATTCTAAGTTCATGTGCACTTTAAGACTCCAAGAGTCATCATGATAGAAAGGcataatttcttttaatttattcattgaCTTTAATACACACAGTTATGAACTATGATTTCTGCTTGGTCATGACCTGGATTTCCATCAGCTGCTACTTCACTAATGAGAGGAACACATGAAGACTCTGTAGcaccatttacacacaaacataacacaATCGACACAAGTTGTTCTGAGGGATACGAGTCAAGCAGATCagctttatttatctatatcCATACATGACAAAAATGTCCATCATCATTTAATAACAAGAAAATTAGATGCTGCTGCAAAGAAACTCATTAAGGTGGCGAGGCGTCACGCCGAGTGCCCTTTGGTTTCTtgtgttgcctagcaacagcatCCATTCACAAACAAAGGACTGTGCAGTAATAAAAGAAGCGAGAGGCGAGAGTGTAACCGGAGAcatctgtgtgtgaaagtgtgttcttgtttttcttgtcaAGGCATTTTACTTGAGTGCTAAATGGGTTTCGTTTAACAAGGCTgttttcaagcttttttttctgtctttaacaATAACCATCAAATTTAATCCTCCAGACATGACAATAGATAAAAGGTGAAGTCAGACAAAAAGCCCACATGATTAGCAGATTTCCAAATACTGCAAGgtgccattatttttaaaattactgtATACTTACATCATAAAGTGTGATACTGGAAAAAGACTAGAGAATGATGGAAAACCACTTTCCATAGATAGAAAacataatttagattttttttaatgtcaactCTCCCTTTCATTTGCAAAAGATGTTTGTGTGTTCCCCTGAAAAGCACGGTCATCACCACAGGGAGGACATTTGCACAAATAACTTACTGTGCTCCCTGCAACCAAAGCCTGAAAGCCTTCATAATTTAACTCCGGaccttttatttttctcagaattgaaaaaaacagattgttctttctttctttctttctttctttcttttacagtaCGTAACTAACCTAGCTTGCTgtctattagatttattattatcagtaatgcaGTGAAATGAAGATTAGTGTTACTCTGGTGATAAGGAGGTTGTTTGTCTTTGCTGTGGCTTTGAGAGAGAATTGAcagaatttgagctgcttgtgtgatataagctacaaagtgggac carries:
- the LOC113540996 gene encoding WD repeat-containing protein 88 isoform X1 produces the protein MSQALLDPLALDEEIKEEKKERESSSLWEHEPLAQIPVKVLRGHADSVSSCHFCFHDTRLLTGSHDQTAIFWDVETGAQLMVLKGGHSGAITACCLVPEKNRVITSSWDKTVNAWDLETAKILVNYPDLVSRFISFLVSQFKCETCSNAVMCVCVCVCVQWTVTQGGLLMSCSVSGDGKYVASASDMENALYVNCADTGQRLHYIPGHHTSTVMSCRFDAQSQHVASVSADRSIKLWDLCSHKTTLSINSAHTNIISSCCFTQNGRYLCTASWDRTLQLWDVQTGSFRTRGGEQLSKGHDGSVSSCAFSTDASVLVSGAYDRTVALWDVKGLYRTLVLKGHLDWVTDVDVSADKNWVVSSSKDHTVRLWNIEQHEIIPAVRESRRAHGHEPQILQCEECGKMFSLSRLEKSCVFCRLKTPHRSLPAPPPL
- the LOC113540996 gene encoding WD repeat-containing protein 88 isoform X2 encodes the protein MSQALLDPLALDEEIKEEKKERESSSLWEHEPLAQIPVKVLRGHADSVSSCHFCFHDTRLLTGSHDQTAIFWDVETGAQLMVLKGGHSGAITACCLVPEKNRVITSSWDKTVNAWDLETAKILWTVTQGGLLMSCSVSGDGKYVASASDMENALYVNCADTGQRLHYIPGHHTSTVMSCRFDAQSQHVASVSADRSIKLWDLCSHKTTLSINSAHTNIISSCCFTQNGRYLCTASWDRTLQLWDVQTGSFRTRGGEQLSKGHDGSVSSCAFSTDASVLVSGAYDRTVALWDVKGLYRTLVLKGHLDWVTDVDVSADKNWVVSSSKDHTVRLWNIEQHEIIPAVRESRRAHGHEPQILQCEECGKMFSLSRLEKSCVFCRLKTPHRSLPAPPPL